One stretch of Candidatus Neomarinimicrobiota bacterium DNA includes these proteins:
- a CDS encoding zinc ribbon domain-containing protein codes for MKIKNSILRFNMKRLFLMTVVLLLSLQNQHPANAQENEIKISTMKISLMPEYDKPEVLVIYRGRVSPEVELPALIKFNIFPGVEPHVASVTPTGAHIHDPFEVKSADGDSYAEFTLREREFQLEYYFNPFAPKAKQKSFNYSYKSYYAIANFSYEVQQPLGSSSFTTSPASFRSNTDDKGIIHHQVLAGSMAAGETKAVSVSYFKPDNETSLQKSEHKEDGIGVYGIISITVLIVLVGLLIYAYIGKTTRGRGKVQRAGAKRMKNVRKKEKITSNEGTRPQSEKIDFISGKVPRFCTNCGERVNPEAKFCGNCGNAQED; via the coding sequence TTGAAAATTAAAAATTCGATTTTGAGGTTTAATATGAAAAGACTATTCTTAATGACCGTTGTTCTGTTATTGTCACTTCAGAATCAGCATCCGGCTAATGCTCAGGAGAACGAAATTAAAATTTCGACGATGAAAATATCTCTTATGCCGGAGTACGATAAACCTGAGGTACTGGTCATCTACAGAGGCAGAGTCTCCCCGGAGGTTGAGCTTCCGGCATTGATCAAGTTCAACATCTTTCCGGGTGTAGAACCTCACGTCGCTTCGGTAACGCCCACAGGGGCGCATATTCACGACCCGTTCGAGGTGAAAAGCGCAGACGGAGACAGTTACGCCGAATTCACATTAAGGGAAAGGGAGTTTCAATTAGAATATTATTTCAACCCGTTTGCGCCTAAAGCCAAACAGAAGTCATTTAACTACAGCTACAAATCCTACTACGCCATAGCGAATTTTTCTTATGAAGTACAGCAGCCGTTGGGTTCTTCGAGCTTCACGACGTCGCCTGCAAGCTTCCGGAGCAACACTGATGATAAGGGCATAATCCATCATCAGGTTTTAGCTGGGAGTATGGCAGCGGGCGAGACAAAAGCGGTGTCGGTAAGTTATTTTAAACCTGATAACGAGACGTCGCTGCAGAAAAGTGAGCATAAAGAGGATGGAATAGGTGTGTACGGAATAATATCAATAACAGTTCTTATCGTGCTCGTCGGCCTTCTTATTTATGCGTACATAGGCAAAACTACAAGGGGGCGCGGAAAGGTACAACGAGCCGGCGCAAAAAGGATGAAAAATGTCCGGAAGAAAGAGAAAATAACATCAAATGAAGGAACTCGACCACAATCGGAGAAGATAGATTTCATTTCCGGAAAGGTTCCGAGATTTTGCACCAATTGCGGCGAGAGAGTAAATCCTGAAGCAAAATTTTGCGGCAATTGCGGGAATGCTCAGGAAGATTAA
- a CDS encoding efflux RND transporter periplasmic adaptor subunit, translating to MNNRKKYVISGIIVVIGIYALFSLFYGADSTDLASESPQGEKKERKIKYWVAPMDPNFISDKPGKSPMGMDLVPVYEDADQGGSGLVIIIDPVVVQNTGIMSIPVEVRDLRKEIRTIGLVDYDETRFTHIHTKVKGWIEKLYVDYTGQKVYKNQPLLDIYSPELVSTQEEYLTVLKNRSRRSAEEDPLLKSTRERLSNWDITPEQIRELERSGKVSKVMTLYSPFNGVVVEKMALEGMNVGEGMNLYAIADLSKVWVYADIYEYELPWLEEGLDAVMSLTYIPGKKFEGSIAYVYPYLDSKTRTVRVRLEFDNEDGKLRPGMYANIVIKTRDRKKAVVIPKESVIHSGERDIVFIDIGEGKYEPREVTLGAEGEGGYYEVLEGLTGSELVVTSGQFMLDSESSLREAVRKRLRARKASMNSSKMKE from the coding sequence ATGAATAATAGAAAAAAATATGTGATATCAGGAATTATTGTCGTTATCGGCATATACGCGCTGTTTTCTCTATTTTACGGCGCTGATTCGACCGATTTAGCATCCGAATCTCCTCAGGGTGAGAAGAAGGAGCGTAAAATAAAATATTGGGTAGCGCCGATGGATCCTAACTTCATCAGCGATAAACCGGGGAAATCGCCCATGGGGATGGACCTTGTGCCTGTTTACGAAGATGCTGATCAAGGGGGATCGGGTTTGGTAATAATAATCGATCCGGTCGTTGTACAAAACACCGGGATAATGTCAATTCCGGTTGAAGTGCGCGACCTTCGAAAAGAGATAAGGACGATAGGTCTTGTGGATTATGATGAAACCCGGTTTACGCACATACATACGAAGGTAAAGGGATGGATAGAGAAGCTATACGTCGATTATACAGGTCAGAAAGTCTATAAAAACCAGCCGCTGCTCGATATTTACAGTCCCGAACTCGTATCAACACAGGAGGAGTATCTAACCGTGCTGAAAAATCGAAGCAGAAGGAGCGCGGAAGAGGACCCGCTTTTGAAATCAACGAGAGAGAGGCTATCTAACTGGGACATAACGCCCGAACAGATACGAGAGTTGGAAAGGTCGGGTAAGGTCAGTAAGGTAATGACACTTTATTCACCTTTTAACGGCGTCGTAGTGGAGAAGATGGCTCTTGAAGGTATGAACGTCGGAGAGGGTATGAATTTGTATGCCATCGCCGACCTGTCGAAGGTCTGGGTCTATGCCGATATTTATGAGTACGAACTGCCCTGGCTTGAAGAAGGATTGGACGCGGTAATGAGTCTGACCTATATACCCGGCAAAAAATTCGAAGGAAGCATTGCCTACGTTTATCCTTATCTCGATTCCAAAACGAGAACTGTAAGAGTAAGATTAGAGTTTGATAACGAAGATGGTAAGTTACGACCGGGAATGTACGCCAACATTGTTATCAAAACGAGGGATAGGAAGAAAGCCGTTGTGATTCCAAAGGAATCGGTAATTCACTCAGGGGAACGTGATATCGTATTCATAGATATAGGTGAAGGCAAGTACGAGCCAAGGGAAGTAACGCTTGGGGCGGAAGGAGAGGGAGGATATTATGAGGTGTTGGAAGGGTTAACCGGTTCGGAGTTGGTCGTAACCTCGGGGCAATTTATGCTTGACTCCGAGAGCAGCCTGAGAGAAGCTGTCAGAAAAAGGCTCAGAGCAAGAAAGGCGAGTATGAATTCCTCAAAGATGAAAGAATAA
- a CDS encoding TolC family protein, translated as MKYFIVVYIVAGLLTTESFSQELNGDIEVLSLEDAVTKAVRSNPFLKAAEWKEKSAKEKMVQSGSWMDPVLKFGLLNVPAESFEFDLEPMTGKQIALTQHIPFPGKLGAKKKAAEQEWHAVSADRLELERMLIHQVKNSYFDLYTIDKSIGIISENIDLTTRFVEIAERRYSVGTGLQQDVLKAQVEKSKFEEQLINLGFKREKATAVLNALMNRAPDTPILVSDELLPTKIDLTEEELMEKAKELRPALKAARHRIDRNERMMDFSKKLKLPDLGVAMAYTQRNELTGPMMGEGADFLSMSVAFSLPIKPGNRQSSRVEESKAAVRMAQESYNNILNNVKRDIRIMFADIAKAKELIVLYENQILPQAEQSLNSALSGYQVNKVDFITLLNNQITLFNFRINYYRIISEHEKSIAGIEAAVGVNLTRGDSKNE; from the coding sequence GTGAAATATTTTATAGTAGTATACATAGTTGCAGGATTGTTGACGACTGAGTCGTTTTCTCAGGAATTAAACGGAGATATAGAAGTGTTATCTCTTGAAGATGCGGTCACAAAAGCCGTCAGGTCGAATCCCTTCCTAAAAGCAGCGGAATGGAAAGAAAAGTCGGCAAAGGAAAAAATGGTTCAATCCGGGTCATGGATGGATCCGGTGCTTAAGTTTGGACTTTTAAACGTTCCGGCTGAGTCGTTCGAATTTGACCTGGAACCGATGACGGGAAAACAGATTGCTTTAACCCAGCATATACCGTTCCCCGGTAAGCTGGGCGCGAAGAAGAAAGCAGCCGAACAGGAGTGGCATGCCGTATCCGCCGACAGGCTCGAATTGGAAAGGATGCTGATTCACCAGGTCAAAAACAGCTATTTTGATCTGTACACAATAGACAAGTCAATCGGGATTATCAGTGAAAATATTGACCTGACGACGAGGTTCGTAGAGATCGCCGAGAGGAGGTACTCCGTTGGAACGGGGCTGCAGCAAGATGTTTTAAAAGCTCAGGTGGAGAAGTCCAAATTCGAGGAGCAGTTAATAAATCTCGGATTTAAACGAGAAAAAGCCACTGCCGTGTTGAACGCTCTTATGAACAGAGCTCCGGATACGCCGATCTTGGTATCGGATGAACTGCTGCCGACGAAGATTGACCTAACGGAAGAAGAATTGATGGAAAAGGCAAAGGAATTAAGACCGGCATTGAAGGCGGCTCGTCACAGGATAGACAGGAATGAACGGATGATGGACTTCTCAAAAAAACTAAAACTGCCCGACCTGGGAGTGGCTATGGCATATACTCAAAGAAACGAGCTCACCGGCCCTATGATGGGCGAAGGAGCAGACTTTTTATCAATGTCAGTGGCTTTCAGCTTACCGATAAAACCGGGAAACAGACAATCGAGCAGGGTGGAGGAATCTAAAGCGGCGGTTCGTATGGCACAAGAGTCATACAACAATATTCTGAATAATGTCAAAAGGGATATAAGGATAATGTTTGCAGACATTGCGAAGGCAAAAGAACTCATCGTACTATATGAAAATCAGATACTTCCGCAGGCGGAACAGAGCTTGAATTCCGCTCTTTCCGGTTATCAGGTAAATAAAGTTGATTTCATTACTCTGTTGAATAATCAGATTACGCTTTTCAATTTCCGTATAAATTATTATAGGATAATAAGCGAGCATGAAAAATCGATTGCAGGCATAGAAGCTGCAGTCGGAGTAAATCTAACACGGGGGGACAGTAAAAATGAATAA
- a CDS encoding GNAT family N-acetyltransferase, whose amino-acid sequence MSAEIIKATINDIKDIRELLEAENLPPDDLERWIDNFFVLRIDGITVGAAGIEVWGNIGLFRSFVVAPEQRSKGFGQQLYDSIISLSGEIGLTAIVLLSKGASGFFEKEGFRFIRRSEVPSEAKKSVQFNLDECRIYDVMIRELI is encoded by the coding sequence ATGAGCGCCGAAATCATAAAAGCGACAATTAATGATATTAAGGATATCAGGGAACTTCTCGAAGCCGAAAACCTTCCTCCCGACGACCTCGAGAGGTGGATTGATAATTTCTTTGTGCTCAGGATCGACGGTATTACCGTAGGCGCTGCCGGCATCGAAGTATGGGGTAACATAGGGCTATTCCGGTCGTTCGTGGTAGCACCTGAACAGAGGTCGAAAGGGTTCGGACAGCAGCTCTACGATTCGATTATATCTTTATCCGGAGAAATTGGTTTAACTGCAATCGTACTACTGTCGAAAGGGGCATCAGGATTCTTTGAAAAAGAGGGTTTCAGGTTCATACGAAGGAGTGAGGTTCCTTCGGAGGCGAAAAAATCAGTGCAGTTCAACCTCGACGAATGCAGAATCTATGATGTGATGATAAGAGAGTTGATTTGA